The Haploplasma axanthum region TGATAATATTATCAAAAGATTGTTTATAGATAGAAATGGTAATAATGTAACAGATTCAAATAACGTTTACTTATTCTATGGTGATCATGGAAGTGGTCTTAGAAATAACGATTTATACAAACTATTCAATAAAGATATTAAAAAAGATCCCCTTTTTGAACGTGATTTATTACAAAAAGTTATGTGCTTTTTATATGTTCCAAGTAATGATATTGATCATGCTACAAACATCAAAAATGGTTTAATTACTGGTAACCAACCACTAGTAAGAGGTCAAATGGATATTTATAGATCTGTAATTGAATTATTTGATTTAGATTGTAAAAATGACTTATATTTTGGAACACATCTTTTCAGTACTGAAAAAACTTTTGTTCTAGATAATAAAATGCTTGATGTTGCAACAGATGATGCTTTCTTCTCACTTAGAGACCCTAAGTATACAAGACCAACAAAATATCAAGTACCAATAAAAACTTTAAAAGTAATTAAAGAAACAAAACTAATTAATGATCTACTATTTCAAAAAGAAAGTCTACAAGAGAAAATTAATATCGAATTAAACAAAAAGAAAGACTAAAACCTTTCTTTTTATTATATTATTATTTTAACAATCTCTTGTAACTCCTTTATTACATCACCAAACCACTTATTATTATTAAACCATCTAAAGTTTAATGGGGATGGATGAACTAAAGGAAAATACTTTGGCAAATATGCTCTATATGCTCTGACTGTTTCAGTTAAGTTTTCTCTAAATGTATCTCCAAGATAATATTTACAGGCATATGTTCCAATTAAAATTGTAAGTTTAATATTAGGCATTTCATCAATAATTGATTTATGCCATTTTTCTGCAAACTCAATTCGAGGAGGTAAATCACCTGTCTTAGCTTTTCCAGGATAGTAAAAATCCAATGGAAGAACAGCTATTTCTCCTGAATTGTAAAAATAATCATATGTTATTCCTAGCCATTCTCTTAACTTATCACCACTCTTATCCATAAAAACAAAACCTTTTTCTTGCGTTTTAAGACCTGGAGCTTGCCCAATAATTAAAATTTTCGCATTTTTATTTGCCATAAATATTGGTTGATATCCTTGTTTTTTGAACTGTAAATTTTCCGAGTCATTAATGATTTTATTTTTTATTATTTCAATATTATCCATTATATACCTCCAAAAAAAAGCCACTGTTTAACAGTGACTTAATTATAATATATTTTTAAATTTTATTTCCGTAATACGCAGCAATTAAGATTTTTTCCATTTCACTTACAAGTGGTAATCTTGGATTTGCAGGACTACATTGATCTTCATAGGCTAAGAATGCTAATTTTTCTGTATTTGCTAAGTATTCTTCTTCTGAAACATTTTGATCTTTGAAATTCATCTTAATTCCAAGTGATTTTCCAAGTTCATAACAAGCATCTGCAAACATTGCAACACCTTCTTCAACAGTTTTAGGTTTTAGTCCGATTGCAAGTGCTAAATCATAGTACTTTTCATCTGCATGATAGTAATTATATTTTGGCCATGTTGCAAGTTTTCCTTGTTTAACGCCATTATATCTAATTACATATGGTAATAAAATTGCATTTATTCTACCATGAGGTACATGGAATAATCCACCAACTTTATGTGCCATAGAATGTGAAATACCTAAGAATGCATTACCAAATGCCATACCTGCCATTGTTGAGGCATTATGCATTTTTTCTCTTGCGTGGAAATTACTTCCATTATCAACACATTCTTTTAAATATTCAAATACAATCTTAATCGCTCCAAGTGCAAGCGCATCTGTATAATCATTTGCAAGTGTTGATACGTATGCTTCAACTGCATGAGTTAAGACATCCATTCCTGTATCTGCTGTAACACTTTTTGGCTGTGTTAAAGTTAATGCTGGGTCAACAATTGCAACCGTAGGTGTTAATGAATAGTCAGCAAGAGGGTATTTTTTATTATCTTTTTTATCAGTAATAACTGCAAATGGTGTTACTTCACTACCTGTTCCTGAAGTTGTAGGTATACAAACAAGTTTAGTCTTCTTTCCAAGTTCAGGATATCTAAATGCACGTTTTCTAATATCCATAAATTTTTGTTTCAAGTCATTAAAATCTACCTCTGGATGTTCATAGAATAACCACATAGCTTTTGCAGCATCCATTGGTGAACCACCACCGATTGCGATTATTGTATCTGGTTCAAAAGAACGCATTAACTCATAACCTTTTCTAACTGTTTCAATTGATGGATCTGGTTCTACATCACAGAATAATTGTACACTAACTTTATTTCTTCTAAGTGCTAATTGATCTGTAACTTTTTGAACATATCCTAAATCAACCATCATTCTATCTGTAACTATGATTACTTTTTCAACATCATGCATTTGACGAAGATATTCGATTGCATCTTTTTCAAAATAAATTTTAGAAGGAACTTTGAACCATTGCATATTATTTTTTCTTCTCCCAATTTTTTTAATGTTTAGTAAATTAACTGCACTAACATTATCTCCAACAGAGTTTTTTCCATAAGAACCACATCCTAAAGTTAATGAAGGTATAAAACGATTATAAACATTACCAATACCTCCAAAAGTTGCTGGTGAGTTCCAAATAATACGGATTGCTTTTAATCTTAGTCCAAATTCTTCAGCAATTTTTTCAGATTCAGTATGAATAACTGCACTATGTCCTAATCCATTAAATTCAACCATTTTTTCTGCTAAATCAATTCCATCTTTAGTATCTTTAGCTTTTAAGAATGCTAAAACTGGTGATAATTTTTCTCTTGTAAGTGGTTGTTTTTCAGAAACTTCACTACATTCAGCACCTAAAATTACTGTTGATTCAGGAACTTTAACTCCTGCATCTGCTGCAATGCTAACTGCATTATGACCAACAATTTTGGCATTTAATGTTTTTCCATCTGGAAATAATAAGTTTTCGATTTTCACTTTTTCTTCTTTATTTAAGAAATATACACCAAATTGTTTAAATCGATTTAC contains the following coding sequences:
- a CDS encoding uracil-DNA glycosylase family protein produces the protein MDNIEIIKNKIINDSENLQFKKQGYQPIFMANKNAKILIIGQAPGLKTQEKGFVFMDKSGDKLREWLGITYDYFYNSGEIAVLPLDFYYPGKAKTGDLPPRIEFAEKWHKSIIDEMPNIKLTILIGTYACKYYLGDTFRENLTETVRAYRAYLPKYFPLVHPSPLNFRWFNNNKWFGDVIKELQEIVKIII
- the adhE gene encoding bifunctional acetaldehyde-CoA/alcohol dehydrogenase — protein: MKEDTLVKNEVDQLVDQAKLALDEFLKLSQEQVDFIIAKVSVAALDAHGVLAKLAVDETKRGVFEDKATKNLFSVEYVVNHIRHLKTVGVISNNEVTGIKEVAEPVGVICGITPVTNPTSTAIFKSLIALKTRNPIIFAFHPNAQQCSKAAAKVVYDAAVAAGAPKYCVQWIENPSMENTNNLMKHEDVATILATGGNAMVKAAYSCGKPALGVGAGNVPVYIEKTANLKQAVNDIVLSKSFDNGMICASEQACIIDKEIYTEAVNRFKQFGVYFLNKEEKVKIENLLFPDGKTLNAKIVGHNAVSIAADAGVKVPESTVILGAECSEVSEKQPLTREKLSPVLAFLKAKDTKDGIDLAEKMVEFNGLGHSAVIHTESEKIAEEFGLRLKAIRIIWNSPATFGGIGNVYNRFIPSLTLGCGSYGKNSVGDNVSAVNLLNIKKIGRRKNNMQWFKVPSKIYFEKDAIEYLRQMHDVEKVIIVTDRMMVDLGYVQKVTDQLALRRNKVSVQLFCDVEPDPSIETVRKGYELMRSFEPDTIIAIGGGSPMDAAKAMWLFYEHPEVDFNDLKQKFMDIRKRAFRYPELGKKTKLVCIPTTSGTGSEVTPFAVITDKKDNKKYPLADYSLTPTVAIVDPALTLTQPKSVTADTGMDVLTHAVEAYVSTLANDYTDALALGAIKIVFEYLKECVDNGSNFHAREKMHNASTMAGMAFGNAFLGISHSMAHKVGGLFHVPHGRINAILLPYVIRYNGVKQGKLATWPKYNYYHADEKYYDLALAIGLKPKTVEEGVAMFADACYELGKSLGIKMNFKDQNVSEEEYLANTEKLAFLAYEDQCSPANPRLPLVSEMEKILIAAYYGNKI